A genomic region of Metopolophium dirhodum isolate CAU chromosome 1, ASM1992520v1, whole genome shotgun sequence contains the following coding sequences:
- the LOC132943573 gene encoding uncharacterized protein LOC132943573 — protein MFKCEQCPSVFTTKRNLVAHQNRHAGVRFPCTACPLTFTYKTGLNKHTKNIHGMVNVPAHLRPMPAAPITAQPTPAQQVQIAPQIFVPDVPAGGSNMLTEDEICMNAMDEFEDTDSYTVTVNGKRVSTANTVSAANAKKTRLNLVKAPGFVEILSSASRKIVWYYAKNIGNTTIYSDFLRPLMPELINLLKTSVQKHSIKFNLKLETTYNRPNVPNSSENRAFKTVATEIYPDSDFRTIVERAYMKLVQEKDDYIGRGSGFVLESIDGLLVGVYKYMPMGGSSYIQLPEYIDRKRGTINPKNSDQQCFKWAILARHVTGPSAFRVEGDKYSQHEGKYNFDGIAFPTPLSDITKFEKNNNNNVSINVYGLNKKFQAPRKYPTYEVYPLRVADEEKKEHFDLLLVTDGDNSHYVYISNFSRLIRAQKTRHNGSVIFCKRCFTSFDKQNFKYKLSGQEALDQHKLICGAHKPILPEMPKEGDCVEFRAWKKTVRHPFVIYADFESLLVKTEEKRGESTTVIQKHEAMSYGFLVKASDDVPAELLAEYEIPAGPVIYRGSEDRTDVAKHFVETIVEVALKIENLMKTNTPIIISEDEEKTHQECIECNLCKCILVGGDKVRDHDHLTGKFMQTLCSRCNLELQQPKFVPVFFHNLTNYDSHFIITELGYDTQTINVIPNSEEKFISFSKYISSTFTVRFIDPFRFMASSLSSLAENLVTPEHENFRETAKHFVTGDMPLVTRKGVYPYEYTDSWERLEETRLPRKREFYSTLTETGIKEKEFEHAKEVWNHFSCTTLGKCSDLYLKIDVLLLADVFENFRDAQWEDLTFYRDKNKKKNISKYR, from the exons atgtttaaatgcGAACAGTGTCCGTCGGTTTTCACCACAAAACGTAATTTAGTCGCACATCAAAATAGGCATGCAGGTGTACGTTTTCCGTGCACTGCTTGCCCATTAACATTCACATACAAAACCGGGCTCAACAAACATACGAAGAATATTCAtg GTATGGTAAACGTTCCGGCTCATTTGAGACCAATGCCCGCTGCGCCGATCACCGCTCAACCAACTCCAGCTCAACAGGTCCAGATTGCGCCGCAAATATTTGTACCTGATGTCCCGGCCGGTGGCTCCAACATGTTAACCGAAGACGAAATATGTATGAACGCAATGGATGAATTTGAGGATACag attctTACACCGTTACCGTCAACGGGAAACGCGTTTCTACGGCCAACACGGTGTCGGCTGCTAACGCTAAAAAGACTAGGTTGAATCTCGTTAAGGCTCCCGGGTTCGTAGAAATTTTGTCGTCTGCGAGCCGTAAAATCGTGTGGTACTATGCAAAAAATATCGGGAATACAACGATTTATTCAGACTTTCTTCGACCCCTCATGCCTGaactaataaatttattaaagacCTCCGTACAAAAACACTCAATAAAATTTAACCTTAAACTCGAGACGACATACAACCGGCCCAACGTCCCCAATTCGTCGGAGAACCGGGCCTTTAAAACAGTGGCGACAGAAATTTACCCTGACAGCGATTTTAGAACTATTGTAGAGAGGGCGTACATGAAGTTGGTTCAGGAGAAAGACGATTACATCGGGAGGGGTAGTGGATTCGTCCTAGAGTCGATAGACGGACTATTAGTAGGGGTGTATAAATATATGCCGATGGGTGGATCGTCATATATTCAGCTGCCGGAATATATAGATAGAAAACGGGGAACCATCAACCCCAAAAACTCGGACCAACAGTGTTTCAAGTGGGCAATTTTAGCGAGACATGTTACGGGGCCGTCGGCATTTCGTGTGGAGGGAGATAAATATAGTCAGCATGAGGGCAAGTACAATTTTGATGGTATAGCGTTCCCGACACCACTATCGGACATcaccaaatttgaaaaaaataataataataacgtctcGATAAATGTATACGGCCTCAACAAAAAGTTCCAGGCGCCCCGTAAGTACCCAACGTACGAAGTGTATCCGCTGCGTGTAGCCGACGAAGAAAAAAAGGAACACTTCGACCTGTTGTTGGTAACGGACGGCGACAACTCGCACTATGTgtacatttcaaatttttccCGGCTCATACGTGCGCAGAAAACGAGACACAATGGGAGTGTCATTTTTTGTAAAAGGTGCTTCACCAGCTTTGACAAgcaaaatttcaaatacaagTTGAGCGGACAGGAGGCCCTGGACCAACATAAATTGATTTGTGGGGCGCATAAACCCATTTTACCCGAGATGCCGAAGGAGGGTGATTGTGTTGAGTTCAGGGCGTGGAAAAAAACGGTCAGGCACCCGTTTGTTATATACGCAGATTTTGAGTCATTGCTGGTGAAGACGGAAGAGAAGAGGGGGGAGAGTACCACAGTTATACAGAAACACGAAGCTATGAGCTACGGGTTTTTGGTGAAGGCGAGCGATGACGTACCGGCGGAATTATTGGCGGAGTACGAGATACCGGCGGGGCCGGTAATCTACAGAGGCAGCGAAGACAGGACGGACGTGGCGAAACATTTTGTGGAGACGATAGTTGAGGTGGCCCTGAAAATCGAAAATCTGATGAAGACGAATACCCCCATAATCATAAGCGAGGACGAAGAAAAAACACATCAAGAGTGTATAGAGTGTAActtatgcaaatgcatattagTCGGGGGCGATAAGGTTAGGGATCATGATCATTTAACGGGCAAATTTATGCAGACCTTGTGCTCTAGGTGTAACTTAGAGTTGCAACAGCCTAAATTTGTCCCTGTCTTTTTTCATAATCTCACAAACTACGACTCGCACTTCATAATCACCGAACTTGGGTATGATACTCAAACTATCAACGTTATACCGAACAGTGAAGAGAAATTTATATCTTTCTCgaaatatataagtagtacCTTCACTGTTCGGTTTATCGACCCGTTCAGGTTTATGGCGTCGAGTCTGTCGTCCCTGGCTGAAAATTTAGTTACACCCGAACATGAGAACTTCCGTGAGACAGCCAAACATTTTGTCACCGGAGATATGCCGCTCGTGACTCGTAAGGGGGTGTACCCGTACGAGTACACGGATAGTTGGGAGCGGCTGGAGGAGACGAGGTTACCGAGGAAGAGAGAATTTTATAGTACATTGACAGAGACCGGGATTAAGGAGAAGGAGTTTGAACACGCGAAGGAGGTCTGGAACCACTTCAGCTGTACGACGTTGGGGAAGTGCAGCGATCTATATCTTAAAATCGACGTGTTGTTGTTGGCGGACGTTTTTGAAAACTTCCGCGACGCACAGTGGGAGGATTTGACGTTTTACcgcgacaaaaataaaaaaaaaaatatatcaaaatatagataa